A stretch of the Arvicanthis niloticus isolate mArvNil1 chromosome 17, mArvNil1.pat.X, whole genome shotgun sequence genome encodes the following:
- the Hes6 gene encoding transcription cofactor HES-6 isoform X1, whose amino-acid sequence MAPSQAHSRDRAGQEDEDRWEARGDRKARKPLVEKKRRARINESLQELRLLLAGTEVQAKLENAEVLELTVRRVQGALRGRAREREQLQAEASERFAAGYIQCMHEVHTFVSTCQAIDATVSAELLNHLLESMPLREGSSFRDLLGDSLAGLPGGSGRSSWPPGGSPESPLSSPPGPGEDLCSDLEEIPEAELNRVPAEGLDLVPTSLGALTAARRAQSVWRPW is encoded by the exons ATGGCTCCGTCCCAGGCGCACAGCCGGGACCGTGCAGGCCAGGAGGATGAGGACCGCTGGGAAGCACGGGGGGACCGCAAG GCCCGGAAGCCCCTGGTGGAGAAGAAGCGACGGGCGCGGATCAACGAGAGTCTTCAGGAGCTGCGACTGCTGCTGGCCGGCACCGAG GTGCAGGCCAAGCTAGAGAACGCCGAGGTTCTGGAGCTGACTGTGCGGCGCGTGCAGGGCGCGCTGCGAGGCAGGGCGCGCG AGCGGGAGCAGCTGCAGGCTGAAGCAAGCGAGCGCTTCGCTGCTGGCTACATCCAGTGCATGCATGAGGTGCACACGTTCGTGTCCACGTGCCAGGCCATCGATGCTACTGTCTCAGCTGAACTCCTGAACCACCTGCTAGAGTCCATGCCGCTGCGCGAGGGTAGCAGCTTTCGAGATCTGCTGGGGGACTCCCTCGCTGGGCTGCCTGGAGGCTCTGGAAGGAGCAGCTGGCCTCCAGGAGGGTCCCCAGAGTCCCCATTGTCCAGTCCTCCAGGTCCCGGGGAAGACCTGTGTTCTGACCTAGAGGAGATCCCGGAGGCTGAACTAAACCGGGTTCCTGCTGAGGGGCTGGATTTGGTGCCTACATCCTTAGGCGCCCTGACCGCAGCTCGGCGGGCCCAGAGTGTATGGAGACCTTGGTGA
- the Hes6 gene encoding transcription cofactor HES-6 isoform X2 produces the protein MAPSQAHSRDRAGQEDEDRWEARGDRKARKPLVEKKRRARINESLQELRLLLAGTEVQAKLENAEVLELTSGSSCRLKQASASLLATSSACMRCTRSCPRARPSMLLSQLNS, from the exons ATGGCTCCGTCCCAGGCGCACAGCCGGGACCGTGCAGGCCAGGAGGATGAGGACCGCTGGGAAGCACGGGGGGACCGCAAG GCCCGGAAGCCCCTGGTGGAGAAGAAGCGACGGGCGCGGATCAACGAGAGTCTTCAGGAGCTGCGACTGCTGCTGGCCGGCACCGAG GTGCAGGCCAAGCTAGAGAACGCCGAGGTTCTGGAGCTGACT AGCGGGAGCAGCTGCAGGCTGAAGCAAGCGAGCGCTTCGCTGCTGGCTACATCCAGTGCATGCATGAGGTGCACACGTTCGTGTCCACGTGCCAGGCCATCGATGCTACTGTCTCAGCTGAACTCCTGA